One Chitinivorax tropicus DNA window includes the following coding sequences:
- the lipA gene encoding lipoyl synthase has product MTDQTEKVKLKGADKTARIPIKIVPLEQRLPKPDWIRVRSPSSTRFHEIKQILRDQKLHTVCEEASCPNIGECFGKGTATFMIMGDICTRRCPFCDVGHGRPQPLDQDEPLHLAQTIAALKLNYVVITSVDRDDLRDGGAQHFVDCISKTRELSPKTTIEVLVPDFRGRLDTALDIFGNGLPDVMNHNLETVPRLYKAARPGSDYAHSLKLLQEFKARYPGIPTKSGIMVGLGEEDDEILQVMRDMRAHDIDMLTLGQYLQPSNGHLPVLRYMHPDRFKWFEEQAYAMGFKHAAVGAMVRSSYHADQQAHQAGVGDTSNAKGD; this is encoded by the coding sequence ATGACCGACCAGACTGAAAAAGTAAAACTGAAGGGCGCCGACAAAACAGCGCGCATCCCCATCAAAATCGTCCCACTTGAGCAGCGACTGCCCAAGCCGGACTGGATTCGCGTCCGGTCACCATCCAGCACGCGCTTTCATGAAATCAAACAGATCCTGCGTGATCAAAAACTCCACACGGTGTGTGAAGAGGCCAGCTGCCCGAACATCGGTGAATGCTTCGGCAAGGGCACCGCAACATTCATGATCATGGGCGACATCTGTACCCGGCGTTGCCCATTCTGTGACGTGGGCCACGGTCGCCCACAGCCATTGGACCAAGACGAACCGCTGCACTTGGCCCAGACCATTGCCGCGCTGAAGCTCAATTACGTCGTGATCACCTCAGTTGATCGTGACGACCTACGTGATGGTGGCGCACAACACTTTGTCGATTGCATCAGCAAAACACGAGAACTCAGCCCGAAGACAACCATCGAAGTGCTTGTGCCCGACTTCCGTGGGCGTCTTGACACTGCCCTCGACATTTTCGGCAACGGCCTGCCAGACGTCATGAACCACAACCTGGAAACCGTGCCGCGCCTATATAAAGCAGCCCGCCCCGGCTCAGACTACGCGCACTCGCTGAAACTGTTGCAGGAATTCAAGGCCCGCTACCCTGGTATCCCAACCAAATCCGGCATCATGGTTGGTTTAGGAGAAGAGGACGACGAAATTCTGCAGGTGATGCGGGACATGCGTGCGCACGACATCGATATGCTCACCTTGGGACAGTATCTGCAACCATCAAACGGTCACCTGCCGGTTTTACGGTATATGCACCCTGATCGGTTCAAATGGTTCGAAGAGCAAGCCTATGCCATGGGCTTCAAACATGCGGCAGTCGGTGCGATGGTCCGCAGTAGCTACCATGCTGACCAGCAGGCACATCAAGCTGGCGTGGGTGACACTTCCAACGCTAAAGGCGACTGA
- the rapA gene encoding RNA polymerase-associated protein RapA: MPNMQTFVPGQRWISDTETELGLGVVIECDFRLVRIGFPASDETRVYARNNAPLTRVRFNAGDTVSTRFGWKISIQDVSEVAGLLTYVGTRAGKPVELPEGDLDHYLQFSQPQQRLFNGQLDREKWFHLRYETLKHLHELEQSPLTGLRGPRTSLIPHQLYIAREVANRAAPRVLLADEVGLGKTIEAGLILSQQLLTERVSRVLIAVPEALQHQWLVEMLRRFNLHVSLFDEERCIEFDETDDNPFAAENLVLVSINLLAKKPKRLEQALAAGWDMLIVDEAHHLIWEEHHVSKEYAAIEKLAHETPSVLLLTATPEQLGQASHFARLRLLDPDRFYDFSAFLEEEANFVPLAEAAQAILDHELLPAEWHSQLADFVDEDQLPLIDKLADPMLPDEERAQARDTVLRNLIDRHGTGRLLFRNTRATVTGFPGRAVHTYPMTLPIKYELGFVELEEINPLLYPEMLADEDWLKFDPRVNWLVKLLKDTLRGQKVLIICHRALTAIDLEEKLRLEGLRTSVFHEGMSLTNRDRASAYFADPVEGAQALICSEIGSEGRNFQFAHHLVLFDIPLSPDLLEQRIGRLDRIGQTETINLHVPYFEHTAQHALLRWMHEGIDALRTTCPAGHTLYEVVEEKLLAALFEPTRTDAIDKLIEQSQKLNQHLTSELEQGRDRLLELNSCRQPDADQLCERIQEEEDMSHLDAFMETFFGAIGVDVEEHSRHVLKLEPGENMLIPHLPTLEDEGTLVTFDRDTALSREDVQFLTWEHPMVRAALDWMRESQHGNAVVSVIQSPKIKAGTVLVETLHTVQCAAPKHLRAGRFLPPMLLRHVTDSTGREMELDIRLRGCERVGVERKVINEILRLQQAQIRQILEMGERKAEAELPKLIKQATALLNHAQEGEIARMKALRAVNPSVPQIEIDYLQQEKQQLQTAIDNAQLRLEAIRVIIAA; the protein is encoded by the coding sequence ATGCCCAACATGCAAACCTTCGTCCCCGGTCAACGCTGGATCAGCGACACCGAAACCGAGCTGGGTCTCGGTGTTGTCATTGAATGTGATTTCCGTCTGGTCAGAATCGGCTTTCCTGCCTCAGACGAAACGCGCGTCTATGCCCGTAACAATGCCCCGCTGACCCGCGTCCGTTTCAATGCGGGCGACACCGTCAGCACCCGCTTTGGCTGGAAGATCAGCATCCAGGATGTCTCTGAGGTGGCGGGGTTGCTGACCTATGTCGGCACCCGGGCCGGTAAGCCAGTGGAGCTGCCCGAAGGTGATCTGGATCATTATCTGCAATTCAGCCAGCCGCAGCAGCGATTGTTCAACGGACAGCTGGATCGCGAGAAGTGGTTTCACCTACGCTATGAAACACTGAAGCACCTGCACGAGCTGGAGCAATCACCGTTGACGGGGCTGCGTGGCCCACGCACCAGCCTGATCCCTCACCAACTGTATATCGCCCGTGAAGTGGCCAATCGTGCCGCGCCGCGTGTGCTGCTGGCGGACGAAGTCGGCCTGGGCAAGACCATTGAAGCAGGGCTGATCCTCTCGCAACAATTGCTGACCGAGCGGGTAAGCCGCGTGCTGATTGCCGTGCCAGAAGCCCTGCAGCACCAATGGCTGGTGGAAATGCTACGCCGTTTCAACCTGCATGTATCGTTGTTTGATGAAGAGCGTTGCATCGAGTTCGACGAAACCGATGACAACCCCTTTGCGGCGGAAAACCTGGTGCTGGTTTCCATCAACCTGCTGGCGAAAAAGCCCAAGCGTCTGGAGCAAGCCTTGGCAGCGGGCTGGGATATGTTGATCGTCGATGAGGCGCATCACCTGATATGGGAAGAGCATCATGTCAGCAAAGAATATGCAGCCATCGAGAAACTGGCCCATGAAACACCATCGGTATTGTTGCTGACCGCCACGCCGGAGCAGCTGGGGCAAGCCAGCCACTTTGCCCGTTTGCGGCTGCTGGACCCAGACCGTTTTTATGACTTCTCCGCCTTTCTGGAGGAAGAAGCCAATTTTGTACCACTGGCCGAGGCCGCTCAAGCCATCCTCGATCATGAGCTGTTGCCCGCAGAGTGGCACAGTCAGTTGGCTGACTTTGTCGATGAAGACCAGCTGCCGCTGATCGATAAATTGGCTGACCCGATGTTGCCTGATGAAGAGCGCGCCCAGGCCCGGGACACCGTATTGCGCAACCTCATCGACCGTCATGGTACGGGTCGGTTGCTGTTCCGCAACACCCGTGCCACCGTGACTGGCTTTCCGGGCCGTGCAGTGCATACCTACCCGATGACGCTGCCGATCAAATACGAGCTGGGTTTTGTCGAGCTGGAAGAAATCAACCCGTTGCTCTACCCGGAAATGCTGGCTGATGAGGATTGGCTGAAATTCGACCCCCGAGTGAATTGGCTGGTCAAGCTACTCAAGGACACATTACGTGGGCAGAAGGTGTTGATCATCTGTCATCGCGCACTGACGGCAATTGACCTGGAAGAAAAGCTGCGACTGGAAGGCTTGCGTACCTCGGTCTTCCATGAAGGCATGAGCCTGACCAATCGTGACCGTGCGTCGGCCTATTTTGCCGACCCGGTTGAGGGTGCACAGGCCTTGATCTGCTCGGAAATCGGCTCTGAGGGCCGTAATTTCCAATTCGCACATCATCTGGTGCTGTTCGACATCCCCCTATCGCCCGATCTGTTGGAGCAACGGATTGGCCGTCTGGATCGGATCGGTCAGACCGAAACCATCAATCTGCACGTCCCCTATTTTGAGCACACAGCACAGCACGCACTGCTACGGTGGATGCACGAAGGGATCGACGCGCTGCGCACCACCTGCCCGGCTGGCCATACCCTATACGAAGTGGTAGAGGAGAAGCTGCTGGCAGCTCTGTTCGAACCTACTCGCACGGATGCCATCGACAAATTGATCGAGCAAAGCCAGAAGCTGAATCAGCACCTAACCTCAGAGCTGGAACAAGGGCGTGATCGCCTGCTGGAGCTGAATTCCTGCCGCCAGCCCGATGCCGATCAACTGTGTGAGCGGATTCAGGAAGAGGAAGACATGAGCCATCTCGATGCGTTCATGGAGACCTTCTTCGGCGCGATCGGGGTGGATGTGGAAGAACACTCACGACATGTATTGAAGCTGGAACCCGGCGAAAACATGTTGATCCCCCACCTGCCGACACTGGAAGACGAAGGCACACTGGTGACCTTTGATCGGGACACCGCGTTGTCACGCGAAGATGTCCAATTCTTGACCTGGGAACACCCCATGGTCAGGGCCGCACTGGATTGGATGCGGGAGAGCCAGCACGGCAATGCCGTCGTCAGCGTGATCCAGTCGCCCAAGATCAAAGCCGGTACGGTCTTGGTCGAAACCCTGCATACCGTGCAATGTGCCGCACCCAAGCACCTGCGGGCAGGCCGTTTCCTGCCGCCAATGCTGCTGCGCCATGTCACCGACTCGACAGGGCGTGAGATGGAGCTGGATATCCGACTGCGTGGCTGCGAACGTGTTGGCGTTGAACGTAAGGTGATCAACGAAATCCTGCGCCTGCAACAAGCACAGATCCGTCAGATTCTGGAAATGGGCGAACGCAAAGCAGAAGCAGAGCTGCCAAAGCTGATCAAGCAGGCCACAGCCTTGCTGAATCATGCCCAGGAGGGTGAAATCGCCCGGATGAAAGCGCTCAGAGCAGTCAACCCAAGCGTACCTCAGATCGAAATCGATTATCTACAACAAGAGAAGCAACAGCTACAGACCGCCATTGATAACGCACAATTGCGGCTGGAAGCCATCCGCGTCATCATCGCAGCCTGA
- the cysC gene encoding adenylyl-sulfate kinase, translating into MENHQTQENNHPLNDPWLSQARPDAQGRVLWLTGLSGAGKTSVANALTRTLAERRISSTVLDGDLIRARLNRDLGFSAADRTENIRRIAEVARLMANAGLVVVVATISPFARDRQLAKALIHPCRFHEIYINTPLSVCEQRDVKGLYARARGGEIAHFTGIDSPYEPPAAPDLTVDCGDLPIMQAVQVLIDFLLLPDVG; encoded by the coding sequence GTGGAGAATCATCAAACACAGGAAAACAATCATCCATTGAATGATCCATGGCTGAGTCAGGCACGCCCGGATGCGCAGGGGCGGGTATTGTGGCTGACGGGGCTGTCCGGCGCGGGTAAAACATCGGTGGCAAATGCGTTGACACGCACCCTGGCGGAACGACGGATTTCCTCCACCGTGCTGGATGGGGACCTGATCCGCGCCCGGCTGAATCGTGACCTGGGGTTTTCTGCGGCAGATCGCACGGAAAACATCCGGCGGATTGCCGAGGTGGCGCGCTTGATGGCGAACGCCGGATTGGTGGTGGTGGTTGCGACGATCTCACCCTTCGCACGCGATCGGCAGTTGGCCAAAGCATTGATCCATCCCTGCCGATTTCACGAGATCTACATCAATACGCCGCTCAGCGTCTGCGAGCAACGCGATGTCAAAGGCCTCTATGCCCGGGCACGTGGGGGAGAGATTGCACATTTCACCGGTATTGACAGCCCTTATGAACCGCCAGCGGCACCTGATCTCACAGTGGATTGTGGTGATTTACCAATCATGCAAGCCGTGCAGGTACTCATCGACTTCCTGCTGCTTCCTGATGTGGGCTGA
- a CDS encoding EAL domain-containing protein, whose protein sequence is MPPEQIIRHLEQLYTQHFLQFPPFRLEEGRVVGRFFKYRLTSVFYPVVSLIDHEIVGWRAILQSTLPDGQWVDPSRLFALAFDNSGLVNLDRLVRTLHVANALLQRLDGALFLDVHPRLLGIVKDDHGRFFEQVLQQFEVSASHIVIHLPSGTQSDATLLAKSIANYRQRGYQVAASSDLPALSRLAYFAPANRPELVTLTFAGTVPHELGAWRKQASLSGMATLVWHVDSHQQLAAAHEARVDFATGQAVKAVATY, encoded by the coding sequence ATGCCCCCTGAACAGATCATCCGCCACCTCGAACAGCTCTATACCCAGCACTTCCTGCAATTCCCACCCTTCCGGTTGGAAGAAGGGCGAGTGGTAGGACGGTTTTTCAAATACCGGCTGACGAGTGTGTTTTATCCTGTGGTGTCCTTGATTGACCATGAAATTGTTGGCTGGCGGGCCATATTGCAATCCACACTGCCAGATGGGCAATGGGTCGATCCATCCAGACTGTTTGCACTGGCATTTGATAACAGCGGCTTGGTCAATCTGGATCGACTGGTGCGAACCCTGCATGTGGCCAATGCCTTACTACAACGCCTGGACGGCGCATTGTTTCTGGATGTACATCCTCGCTTGCTGGGCATTGTCAAAGATGATCATGGGCGTTTTTTTGAGCAGGTGTTGCAACAATTCGAAGTATCTGCCTCCCATATCGTGATCCATCTACCAAGCGGCACACAAAGCGATGCCACCTTGCTCGCCAAGTCCATTGCAAATTATCGGCAGCGGGGCTATCAGGTTGCGGCCAGTTCAGATCTACCGGCCTTGAGCAGGCTGGCATATTTTGCACCAGCCAACCGCCCCGAGCTGGTAACACTGACATTTGCGGGCACGGTTCCCCATGAGCTGGGTGCTTGGCGCAAGCAGGCCTCTTTATCAGGCATGGCCACTTTGGTGTGGCATGTGGACAGCCACCAGCAATTGGCCGCCGCTCATGAAGCCCGGGTGGATTTCGCAACCGGACAAGCCGTGAAGGCGGTTGCAACATATTGA
- a CDS encoding RBBP9/YdeN family alpha/beta hydrolase, translating into MVAATILIVPGLYDSGPLHWQTRWEQRLPQVARVRQQSWSVPIQADWVATLAAQLAAIDGPVVLAAHSLGCITAVHLAAAQGAGQIVGALLVAPADVERDNAPPVIRNFAPIPRVPLPFTSLVVASDDDPYCTLSRSQAFASDWGAKLITLPGAGHINGDSGLGEWEDGLVLLNELVHEAQARIAAG; encoded by the coding sequence ATGGTAGCGGCAACCATTTTGATCGTACCGGGGCTATATGATTCAGGGCCGTTGCACTGGCAAACCCGCTGGGAGCAACGCCTGCCGCAGGTTGCAAGAGTGCGGCAACAGAGCTGGTCTGTACCGATCCAGGCGGATTGGGTTGCCACGCTGGCGGCCCAGCTGGCTGCCATTGATGGGCCGGTTGTGTTGGCGGCACATAGCCTGGGCTGTATCACTGCGGTGCATCTGGCCGCCGCACAGGGTGCAGGCCAAATCGTGGGTGCGCTGCTGGTCGCGCCAGCCGATGTCGAGCGTGACAATGCACCGCCGGTGATCCGGAATTTTGCGCCCATTCCCCGGGTGCCCCTGCCATTCACATCACTTGTGGTGGCGAGTGATGATGACCCATATTGCACCTTATCTCGCAGCCAAGCCTTTGCAAGTGACTGGGGGGCAAAGCTGATCACTTTACCGGGGGCGGGTCACATCAATGGCGACTCAGGCCTGGGGGAATGGGAAGATGGCTTGGTGCTATTGAATGAGCTGGTGCATGAGGCACAGGCAAGGATAGCAGCAGGATGA
- a CDS encoding sulfate ABC transporter substrate-binding protein, whose product MLRLASRLLCTLSLGVAAMANAGEPLLNVSYDVMRDFYKDLNPAFLKSHKAKQGEELQIQMSHGGSTKQARAVIDGLAADVITMNMATDIDILAEKGKLLPDNWASRLPNNSVPFTSASVFIVRKGNPKQIKDWSDLAKAGTQVVIPNPKLSGNGRYTYLSAWGYALKQPGGTEQKARDFVGGLFKNVPVLDSGGRAATTTFMQRQIGDVLVTFENEAEMIAREFGRGNFEVVYPTVSILVEPPVAVVDKVVEKKGTRKAAEAYLTYLWSPEAQEIAAQNYLRPRNPDVLKKYAAQFPKISLFTVDDTFGGWKKAQKQHFDDGGVFDQIYLKK is encoded by the coding sequence ATGTTGCGCTTGGCGTCACGACTGTTGTGTACATTGTCTTTGGGGGTGGCGGCCATGGCCAACGCGGGCGAGCCCCTGCTGAATGTTTCTTATGATGTGATGCGCGACTTCTACAAAGATCTGAACCCTGCCTTTCTGAAAAGCCATAAGGCCAAGCAAGGCGAAGAGCTGCAGATCCAGATGTCGCATGGCGGCTCGACCAAGCAGGCGCGAGCGGTGATCGATGGGCTGGCTGCCGACGTCATCACCATGAACATGGCGACCGATATCGACATCCTCGCGGAAAAGGGCAAACTGCTGCCAGACAATTGGGCCAGCCGTCTGCCCAATAATAGCGTGCCTTTCACCTCGGCCTCTGTATTCATTGTCCGCAAAGGCAATCCGAAGCAGATCAAGGATTGGAGTGATCTGGCCAAGGCAGGAACCCAAGTGGTGATCCCCAATCCGAAGCTATCCGGCAATGGCCGCTACACCTATCTGTCGGCCTGGGGCTATGCGCTGAAGCAGCCAGGTGGCACCGAGCAAAAGGCACGTGATTTTGTCGGCGGGCTGTTCAAGAACGTACCGGTGTTGGATTCGGGTGGTCGGGCGGCCACCACTACATTCATGCAGCGGCAGATTGGTGATGTACTGGTCACTTTTGAAAACGAAGCCGAGATGATTGCCCGTGAATTTGGCCGGGGGAATTTCGAAGTAGTCTATCCAACGGTTTCCATCCTGGTCGAACCACCTGTCGCGGTGGTGGACAAAGTGGTCGAGAAGAAAGGCACGCGCAAGGCAGCAGAGGCATATCTGACCTATCTGTGGAGCCCGGAGGCGCAGGAAATCGCCGCCCAGAACTACCTGCGCCCACGCAACCCTGATGTACTCAAGAAGTATGCAGCACAGTTCCCCAAGATCAGCCTCTTTACCGTAGACGATACATTCGGCGGCTGGAAGAAGGCACAGAAGCAACACTTTGACGATGGTGGTGTGTTCGACCAGATCTATCTGAAAAAGTAA
- the cysT gene encoding sulfate ABC transporter permease subunit CysT, which produces MQFKQHSVLPGFGIGLGYAIFWLCLIVLIPLSALILKTATLTWPQFWETVTAPRVLAAYRLTFGASLIGAAINLTFGLLVAWVLVRYRFPGKRLVDALVDLPFALPTAVAGIALTTIYAPNGWVGQYLEPLGLKVAFTPLGIVVALTFIGLPFVVRTVQPVLQDLETELEEAASSLGASRWQVFRRVIMPTIWPALLTGFTLAFARAIGEYGSVIFIAGNIPMVSEITPLIIISKLEQYDYTGATAVAVVMLVLSFALLLLINLMQWWSTRRTGGRR; this is translated from the coding sequence ATGCAATTCAAGCAACATAGTGTGCTGCCAGGGTTTGGCATCGGGCTGGGCTACGCCATCTTCTGGCTATGTCTGATCGTGCTGATTCCGTTGTCAGCATTGATCCTCAAAACCGCCACCCTGACCTGGCCGCAATTCTGGGAGACGGTCACCGCACCTCGTGTACTGGCAGCCTACCGATTGACTTTCGGCGCATCGCTGATCGGGGCTGCCATCAATCTGACATTCGGCTTGCTGGTGGCATGGGTCTTGGTCAGGTATCGCTTCCCAGGCAAAAGACTGGTGGATGCTCTGGTCGATCTGCCCTTTGCCCTACCCACAGCTGTTGCAGGGATTGCGCTGACCACGATCTATGCACCGAACGGCTGGGTGGGGCAATATCTGGAGCCCCTGGGTCTTAAGGTGGCATTCACTCCCCTCGGCATCGTGGTTGCGCTGACCTTCATCGGCCTGCCATTTGTGGTCAGAACCGTGCAACCTGTATTGCAGGATCTGGAGACAGAGCTGGAAGAAGCCGCCAGCAGCCTCGGTGCCAGCCGCTGGCAGGTATTTCGCCGCGTCATCATGCCGACCATCTGGCCAGCACTGTTGACGGGTTTCACCCTGGCATTTGCCCGGGCCATCGGTGAATACGGTTCGGTGATCTTTATTGCAGGCAATATTCCCATGGTGTCTGAAATCACGCCGCTGATCATCATCTCCAAGCTTGAGCAATATGACTACACCGGCGCAACTGCCGTGGCAGTGGTGATGCTGGTGCTCAGTTTTGCGTTATTGCTGTTGATCAATCTCATGCAATGGTGGAGCACCCGCCGCACCGGAGGACGCCGCTGA
- the cysW gene encoding sulfate ABC transporter permease subunit CysW: MQTNTAHRSVVTTEARWVQWLLIGLAMVFLAIFLVMPLAAVFVEALRKGWGAYIAALQDPDALSAVKLTLVTALIAVPLNLVFGIAAAWAIAKFEFKGKSLLTTLIDLPFSVSPVVAGLIYVLLFGAQGWLGPWLQQHDLKIIFAVPGIVLATVFVTFPFVARELIPLMQAQGSEEEQAAMVLGASGFQTFWRVTLPNIKWGLLYGVILCNARAMGEFGAVSVVSGHIRGLTNTVPLHVEILYNEYNFVAAFACASILALLALVTLGLKTWVEWKAERDVAEAKRMAYDE, translated from the coding sequence ATGCAGACGAATACCGCACATCGTTCCGTGGTGACCACCGAAGCCCGCTGGGTGCAGTGGCTGCTGATCGGGCTGGCCATGGTGTTCCTGGCCATCTTTCTGGTGATGCCGCTGGCAGCCGTGTTTGTCGAAGCCCTGCGTAAAGGCTGGGGTGCCTATATCGCCGCGTTACAAGACCCAGATGCCTTATCCGCAGTGAAGCTGACCTTGGTGACCGCCTTGATCGCAGTACCGCTGAATCTGGTGTTCGGCATTGCAGCGGCCTGGGCCATCGCCAAGTTTGAATTCAAAGGCAAAAGCCTGCTGACCACCCTGATCGACCTGCCCTTTTCAGTCTCACCGGTGGTGGCAGGCCTGATCTATGTGCTGCTGTTCGGCGCGCAAGGCTGGTTGGGCCCTTGGTTGCAGCAGCACGATCTGAAGATCATTTTCGCCGTGCCTGGCATCGTGTTGGCAACCGTGTTCGTCACCTTCCCTTTCGTCGCGCGTGAGCTGATTCCGCTGATGCAGGCACAGGGCTCAGAGGAGGAACAAGCCGCAATGGTCTTGGGTGCTTCGGGTTTCCAGACCTTTTGGCGGGTTACGTTGCCGAACATCAAATGGGGCCTGTTGTACGGTGTGATCTTGTGCAATGCACGAGCCATGGGCGAGTTCGGTGCGGTCAGCGTGGTGTCTGGCCACATTCGCGGCCTGACCAATACCGTCCCCTTGCATGTCGAGATTCTTTATAACGAATACAACTTTGTAGCGGCATTTGCCTGTGCCTCGATCCTGGCGTTGTTGGCGCTGGTGACCCTGGGCCTGAAAACCTGGGTGGAGTGGAAAGCAGAGCGGGATGTGGCTGAAGCCAAGCGTATGGCTTACGACGAGTAA
- a CDS encoding sulfate/molybdate ABC transporter ATP-binding protein, with product MSIEIKGINKQFGTFTALNHINLDIQTGELLALLGPSGCGKTTLLRIIAGLETPDSGQILFHGEDTTDTHVRERQVGFVFQHYALFRHMTVFENVAFGLRVRPRKTRPSEAEIKRKVHELLGLVQLDWLADRYPAQLSGGQRQRIALARALAVEPKVLLLDEPFGALDTKVRKELRRWLRRLHDEMHITSVFVTHDQEEALEVADRVVVMNKGKIEQIGSPDTVYDQPASQFVYQFLGNVNLFHSRVQAGFAEIGEARWPAPDTHDGQAVAFVRPHDIDIDRTQVGNALPVVINHIRAIGPMVRLEMTLQDTQEIVEAEMPRDAYAGRQFKEGERVFIRPRQAKVFAKEDYAI from the coding sequence ATGAGCATTGAAATCAAAGGCATCAACAAACAATTCGGCACTTTCACCGCACTCAACCATATCAATCTGGACATCCAGACCGGTGAATTACTGGCGTTACTCGGGCCATCTGGCTGTGGCAAGACCACCCTGTTACGCATCATTGCGGGCCTGGAGACACCCGACAGTGGCCAGATCCTCTTTCATGGCGAGGACACGACCGACACCCATGTCAGAGAGCGGCAGGTAGGGTTTGTCTTCCAGCACTATGCACTGTTTCGACACATGACTGTGTTCGAGAACGTTGCATTCGGCCTGCGGGTGCGGCCACGCAAAACCCGTCCCAGCGAAGCCGAAATCAAGCGCAAGGTGCACGAGCTGCTGGGCCTGGTACAGCTGGATTGGCTGGCGGATCGCTACCCAGCCCAGTTGTCAGGTGGACAGCGCCAACGCATCGCCCTCGCTCGTGCATTGGCGGTCGAGCCCAAAGTGCTGTTGCTGGATGAGCCTTTCGGGGCGCTGGACACCAAAGTACGTAAAGAACTACGCCGCTGGTTGCGCCGCTTGCACGACGAAATGCACATCACCTCCGTGTTCGTCACCCACGACCAGGAAGAGGCACTGGAGGTCGCTGACCGTGTAGTGGTGATGAATAAAGGCAAGATCGAACAGATCGGCAGCCCAGACACCGTGTATGACCAGCCGGCCAGCCAGTTTGTCTATCAATTCCTCGGCAATGTGAACCTATTCCATAGCCGTGTACAAGCCGGGTTTGCCGAGATTGGCGAAGCACGCTGGCCCGCACCGGACACCCATGATGGTCAGGCGGTGGCTTTTGTCAGGCCGCATGACATCGATATCGATCGAACACAGGTTGGCAATGCTTTGCCAGTGGTGATCAACCATATACGGGCCATTGGGCCGATGGTGCGGCTGGAGATGACCTTGCAGGACACCCAGGAGATCGTCGAAGCCGAAATGCCCAGAGACGCCTACGCAGGGCGCCAATTCAAGGAAGGCGAACGGGTGTTCATCCGCCCTCGCCAGGCCAAGGTGTTCGCAAAGGAGGACTACGCAATTTAA